gcaggcgaggaggagcttcggGGACCACACAGTCCAGGGATCTCTGTCTGCATTGGGAGCACCGGGGCGAGATCCGATCGCAGCGGACCTTTCTGGCGCGACAGCTGAGGCACGAGCCTGAGGAACGGGCCATGTCGAAGGTTACTGTCTAGGCTGGATGTTACCGAGGATAGCTGGATGTTGACAGAATTGAGACTCAGTCATTGCCATTTCTATTGGATAGAGAGATGAAGTGAGGATGCGGAGAGGATGAGAGAATGAACCCCGCTCTCCAACTGATAACGGCCCCACCTGCCAAATCCCATGAAGCCATTAATGAAGTGAAGATACTCCTACAGTCATCGATATATTACAATGacaaacatcctcctcgtcggctcTGGCGGAGTAGGCACCATCGCAGCGCTCAATCTCGAAGCAGGCGGACTCGCCTCGGTGACTGCAGTGCTGCGCTCGAATTATAACAAAGTCACCACCGACGGCTTCCACATCAAGTCCGTCGACCACGGCGAGATCACGCACTGGAGGCCATCTAAAAGTATCTCTctctttatttaattatgtatatatactgATAATTGCAGTTTTGAATAAAATCCCCCACAGCGAAAAACACTTTGACTACATCGTCGTAACAACAAAAAACATCGCCGATGCATCCCCCACCACAGCAGAGCTTATCTCCCCTGCCATAACGCCAGGGAAAACAGTCATCGTGCTAATCCAAAACGGACTGAATATCGAGAAACCGGTATTCGAGAAATTCCCGCAGAATGTCGTCCTTTCTGGTGTTTCCCGGGTGGACTCGCACGAGATTGCAACCGGGGTTATTGAGCAGGTTGATCATGATCGGTTGATAATCGGGGCTTTTGcgaatccaaatccaaatggTGATGGTAttgatgcagatgcagaagcagcagcacgCCATTTCGTACAGATATACAGCGCAGCCGGCAAAACAGACTGCAGGTATATCCCCGCGGCAGAAGTCCCGTTCTACCGCTGGCAGAAGCTAGTCTACAATGCATGCATGAACACCATTTGCGCCATAACGGGTCTAGACACGGGACGGATTCAGCTGGCTGGTGACGTCGTGGAAAGCCTGGTCAGACCGGCCATGAATGAGAttgtggctgctgcggcggcggtgggCGTGCGGCTTCCGGGGGATATTGTGGATAGGATGATTAGTATTGATCCTGTCACGGCTTATTTGAGGCCGAGTAtgttggaggatgtgggGAgggtatgttttcttttataatatctggtttgctggtgctgatcgTGTAGGGGAATCTGACCGAGTTTGAGAATATCCTTGGAGAGCCGCTGCGAGAGGGTACAGCGCGAGGCATGAGTATGCCCACGGCGACATTCTTGTATCACACGCTCAAGGCGATTCAGTGGAGggtcaaggaggagaaggggatgATTACAATCCCGTCGAAGAGTGTTTAGTGGTTAACTGCCTAAGCTCCGTTGATCTGGCATAGAGGTATATATTTCAAAGTctatagtagtaataatgctgattcttatatttaaaactGCTGTATGATCGCAATTGAATCCCTGATCTATGTGATAACTATGAAAACAGACCAACGAGTGGCTGCCTTCAACTATACGCTCTGAGAAGCTATTGTATAGAAATGTTAGATGGTTTAACCTGAGCAGGTTTCTATCTATACTAAGACAATCGATGAGTTGCGAGGTCAAGGAGACTATTAAATTAACTAACCCAAGGCCTCGTCACTGAAACGGCGGAATCATCTTCATATCAACAAACCGGCCAAACACATTCAAGATCGACTCTGTACTGTCCacaaagccaaagaagctGAGttccagctggaggaggacCGCTTGGGAAGGGTGTTTGAAAAAGCTTTTGCTGGGAGGAAGTCGACTTTATAGTTTCACCAGTGGAATCCGAAGATTATGGTATCAGACTACCGGAAGTTGTTGCCCCAGTTCCAAGCGCTGTAGGGGTCATTTGGGATGAGATTGAACAGCACTTTAAACGTTGCAGAATTAGCAAGTTATCAACACACTGGTTTTATCATATCTATGGCAGAGGACAGTATGATAACACTTACTTTCTCCAAAAGCACCCATTGTTTCATCCATGTAGGAGTCGATCTGATGGTAGCAGCCGCTTTCAGATATCTCTAGGCCGGAATTCAAGTTGCCTGCTTCGCCCAAGGGCTCGATATCAAGGTCGCCCGCCGGCATATCCGTCATGGGAAACGGAACATCACCGGCGGGTTGGGCCAGAGGATCGGCTGATGATGAGCCAGGATAACCTTTCAAAGTTGACGAGCTGCATGATTCTGTCGGTGCTGGTCGCGGTGATTGCTGCAAAGGGGAGGCGTGCTGCGACGGTACCTGGTCCTGCTCTCTCGGGTTTGTGTCGCTAGCTGATTcactattattactatttagAGCATTTTCTAGTTCCTGCCGCAGGCTCAACTTCAAAAGCCGCGTCAGTAGCTGTTCGGTATGCTTTGCAATCTTATTCCTGGACCGGAGGTTCCGACTTGCACGGATAATGCGTAATATTCCGTCCTTAGCTTCATTTGCTGCTTTACTGAAGGGCCATGAGGTGGGGGCAAGGCATAGTATTACACCGGCAGTAAAGAAGTTCATCAGGACGAAGGCGAGACTGAGCTCGCTCTCGTGATGAGCCGGTGACACGCGAGAGACACGAAGCGCGGCTTTTAAGGAGAGATCCATTGACAGGCGGATGGCTGGCAGGTGCTCAGCGACAACAGCTCGGAACTCGGGCCTTGCTTGATATTCGAGAAGAGGcctgttgatgaagaggacggcgCTGTCGTACGTCAATTGCAGAATCTGTGACTGTAGGAACAAGTGTCTGAACGCTCGCGCTTCTGGTGATAATGGGCCGTTCTCGTTGGCTGTTGGTACGAACGCAGGGTGTTCTCTCCAATATTGACCTTTCAGTATTGGGGATAGTTGGGTCTTCCAGTTATCAAGGGATGCCCGGGAATCAGCAATGGCGTCCACGAGGGAGGCAAAAGAGTCAGGGGAGACCGGGGTCTGCAGATTGATAAGTCGAAACCTGTTGAGGGCCGTTCGGATTATTTCATACAGCCGATACTTCTGGGTATGGAACATCAGGCGGTTCGCAGTTGGGTCCTGAAGAAGACGCGACACAGTTGGCGGCAGACGGGTATCGTCCAGTTCAGCCATTTCGTGCAGATGGCAGAATGCAGCGTCAAGGGAGGCTGGTCGGCCGTATATCATGGCGCTGTACGTATCTGCTACGGTGATGTGATTCCAGGTCCGGCGATAGACTTGAGATAGGATCGGGTCAGGCCTTCGACCGCCGGGGGTGCCTGGAGCGGAACAGTGCATTGAGAGAGCATAAGCAGAGCGGACCGAGACACCAAGCATGTTCCATGCGAGTCCTGGAGAGCCGTGGAAGATATAGTATGTGCCCAGGAGAAGAGAAACATGGACCGTCTCCAGGCTGCATTCATCCATTAGTTCCAGCACATGCAGCCGGACCTCAGCAATCAGGTCATCCCGCAAGCTCGCTGCCTgcaaagagaaggaagccagTAGTGAATGCCCTGGCCATCTGGAATCCTGTACCACGCACTGGAGTCCCAAAGCTGCGACAGTTAGAGCCGCTATCACTCGGCCACGAGATCTCTCGTTCCACGTCGACTGACGAAGCAGGGGAGTAACGCATTGCATAAACTCAGGTTCATGGAAGATACAGATAAACCAGTGCATATGGTCAAAATAAGCCTGTAGAGCAGCCTCCAGGACCGCCGGCGGAGGTATCGACAGTTTCTCCAGCGTCCACTCGGCTCGAGCGTTGGGCTGGGGACTGGCGCGGCCAGGAATGCCCGTCCGGTCGTTGGAGTATAGCGTAGCGCGCTGTCCAAAGACATTCACTGCAAAGCCAACCGCAGAGCTGCTGGCGCCGTGATTTTCATACGGGCGATCAGACCCTGCAACAGCATGCCGTGGTCGACCCGTCTGACGCCGTGCTGCAGCGCGCTTCTTCCGACGGGGAGCATTCACGGCATCTCTTGCTTGACAAGACACCCCGGCCCGCACGCACATGGTGCATGGGCGAGCCTCATCGCACTATCCAAAGGTTTAGTTTGTAATGCCCACGCAGTGAGTGACTGATGTACCTTCAATTTCTGCCGGCGGCACCTTTCGCAGGCGCGGGAAACTCTAGGGAAACAAGGCGACTGAGGGTGCTGCGCATGGTGTGCGCTGGACTCCATCGCGACTATAAGACATTGATATCCACGCAATAGAAATCCAGGTATTCGACTGGCAGTGCAAGTAGGCAACAAAACGGAGGCAATTGGAGAACCAACCCGTTTATCAACCGGAGTATTGGTCAGAACTGGCCCTCTCCACGGACTAAGGAGGGTTGACCCTTGTGCAGTCAAAATCTGTAACAGGATGCTGTGGTGGAAGTTGCTTTACTGCTTTACTTCTCACCAAGACAATCTGCGAGAGGACTGGGGGCTGGTGCCAGCCGAGGGGAAGCAGGGTCCGAGTGAATCGAGACCCACAACTACTCCGTATTCTCCACCGGACACCTGGATAACTTCCGGTGGAAGCTCAGCCCAGCAAATCTCCGATATGGTCCTGCTCGATCTCCCGTGGTTAACCCCAATCAAGCACCAGCTCGATTCTGCCTTTAATGAATGTCGTAATCAGAAGATGAATGTCAGAAGCTTATCTGCCGGAGGGGGTGAGTTATGTTATTATATTCGAAGCCTATCTGGTCCAGGTTGACGAGATACAGTTATGCCAGGCCTCCCAAGCTCGCTCAATATCCGCTATTTCCGCCAGCGCGCCCAGCGCATACGGTTCTTCTTGTGGACGCTGCGCATTTCCCTCGGAGTTGGAATAGTCACTATTGCGGTTGGAATCGTGATGGGCGTGGCTCGTCGTATTGCTAGGTTTGCTCTGCACAACGTCCAGCACTCTGGACCCGATGCTTTGGGGGTGGGGGGTTGCCAGTAAATCATGCAACAAGCTGCATTCTTGTGGTGTTATTCGGAGGGAGTCCAGTAGTGAGGCATCTTGGCTAGAAAAGGCGGGTGTGGCTTTCTTATGTCCGATAGACTTGTGCAAGGCGGCCATATTCAAAGATAAACTGGTATAGCAGGTCGTGTGTGGGTAGCTTGAGTAAGATGGATTGAAAAGCTGGTTATAAATCACGAGCATAGAAGGCTATATATGTATATTAAGTATGAACCACCTGATCACAGCCTTGGGCGTTTAGCATCGAACTGAGGGTAAACAACAATAATACCCACATTGCTCTGGAAACGTTCGTGTTCTATTCCACCGGATGTGCAAAGAATAGGGTCCGATCCACCGGCTCTTCAATATTGAATAGTCCGTGTGCTTTGACACTTGATCGTCTTCCTGGCACTGAAAACAGTGTAACTATTACTCCTTGGGATCGTCAGAGGTAATCCCGCAGGTATCAAAGTTGCCACATCGCAGCAACCCACTAAACAGCTGTACCGCGTCCCTCATTCAATCTGCTGCCGGTGGAAGAGCATATGGATGCAATCGGGGAGAACCTCCCAACGAGTCTGGATAGCTGGGATAAACCCTGGTTCGCTGTTTGAGCTTTAACTAGTTCGATAGAGGGTACTTGAGCTCCGCGAGAGAGATGGTTGGATCTGGTTTAATATTATCAACCTTCTACAATATACCTAGAACGGCCAGCCCTTTCAGTTCTAGAATTATTCAATATAACCTGCTATCCATGATCTGACCGGGTAACTAAGATGCCAGGTTACGCAAGACCCAATTCactccaccaacaacaacatccgGCTGCGTCAACTGCACAAAATGCCCACTCTCCGTAGCGAAGACAAGCTCGCTCCTCGTAGACAACTTCAGGAACTCCCTCATCAGACCattccccttctcatccaCCCTCTCAATCATCTCTCTCACATAAcgcctctcctcctccgtcccaTTCCCCTTCGCAACACCCGCCCTATACAATCCACTCCAATCCCTACTTCTCGTCCCCCCAATCACATAAACCGGCTTActccccagcagcggctgtCTCTTCCCCAACTCCTTCTCCCGCAGAGTCTCAAAACTAGGCTTATAATGCTCCGAGCTCTCTCTATCTGCAATCAGCCTGAATTTGTCCGTTGACTCTGCCGCCCTAAACGCCTCCCACTCTCCCAGGGTCAGCTTATGTTCCGCCTCAATCCCCTTGGCAGAGTACGGCTCCACGCCCGCCGCAACAGTCCACAGAATCGGATCTGCAATATCTATCACCAGCGGCGTCGTCTCATGGTTAGCATCGACAAGCACCAGGCCCGCGATCCGGTCGGTGCCTTTTAGCGCGACGTACTCGTGCGAGAGAACGCCGGCCCAAGAATGTGCAACAATGATCAGTGGGTTCGTGATCGGCGCCGTTTCAATTAGGAGGGAGAGCTCCAAGGCGATGTTCTCAGCTGAGGGGGCGAGAGGCGAGGACTCTGAGTTGTTATACCCGGAGCGGTCGTAGGTGTAGCTTCGCAGTGAGGAATTCAATAGTCGTACCACGGCTTGCCAGACTAGGGCGTCGCTTGCTAGAcctgggatgaagaggatgacgggGTCCTTGGGGCTGGTGGGTTCTGGGCCGTGGGTGTAGAGGGCTAGAGAGTGGGTGCCTATGTTGATGGGACGGCTGTTTGGAGGGAGGGATGAAGAGGTCATGGTTTGATGAACTAGTAGATTGTCTATTCTGATGATATCAATGcatggaggtgatgaggggTAGATGGAAGGTCAGAAGGATTGTATAACTGTCAGATGTAGACGCCGTTACGTAAGCCATAGTATAACTAACTAAGTTACTAACTGCAACTAATGTCACACAATTTACCTTTTATAGGGCAAACCATGGGGTCTGTGGGAAAGTAGTATTGTTCCTTTGGGTGAGAGGAGAATATTAGTAATGGAGCTTCCAATATCTGTACACCTAGGTAGGTTATCTAGTGAAGTGTTACAGGTCaactttttatatagtttatttactatagtaATAAGTTGAGATTCAGTTACTGCTATATCGCTGAATTGGAGTGTACAACGCCTTCCAAGGTAACGGTGTATTTCTATTCAGTTAGGAATTGGTAAATGTTCAAGATATTACTATTTGTAATCTTAGACCATGAAAAGTCATACATTAAACTGCCAAGGACAAACTATATCATGCACTGCCAGCCATGATCCGGATGTTGAATGGACCGAACGCCCAACACGAACAAGCCAGTAATAAGCATTACCGATATCCACCTCGCAAAATGTTTCCCTGCTCCACAGTTCGGCTGACGATCCGCGCTGCAGGATGGCTGATGAACAGGGCTGACTCCTGAGCCGCCAGTCTTACGGTGTCTTGCCCTGTTATCTTCAGTAACCCACTCCACCGAGGATCCAGATCCCAGGGTCTGAATCAGCAGCCACGGTGCCACTATACAGCCAAGATGCTAGGGGTCTCGGCTGCTGACCGGTGGAGCTTTCAGCTGAATGGCGGGGCATTCTAACCGTAGTGCCTAGTGGGACTGCTATCGGAATTACGCTGCTGAAGAACTCCAGGCTGGAACATGCCCTATCGCAGTACTGTCAGCCTCGCCAGTCCGAGCGACCAGGGACACTAGAGGAGCGGCCCCCATGTTGCAGGTGTCTTATCCTTAGTTCCAACAGCTATATTGAAGATttgcatctgcatcttctccatTCGTGCTAGTGGCAGAGAGTTGTATAGTGACAAGGCAATTGCCCTCATCCAGGAGTATGCCGTGTCGGCGATACTTGGTATTTTAGGGCATGGAAAATCCATATAAAGGGTGAATAACCGGCGAAGAAAGTAACTCACTCATACTTCACCCACGACTCATTGACTTGTAATAAATCCTTTTCGACAAACACAACATGCGAGCCTCCATTACTCTGCTTACCGCATTCCTCGCCGCAGCCGTGGCCCAGGACTACCCCTTCACCGAATACGTCTGCGAGACCAGCGACGGCAGCCCCTACCTGCACCATGTGAACCAGCTCATCGACGGGCTCGGCAGCGCCGACGTAGGAAAGCGAATCTGCAACCCTGGCAGCGGCTGCGGCAAAACAATCACCGAGTATTccggcggcggtggtgctgggTTTATGATTTGTGGTGATTCTTACCGAGTATGTTACCTACCTCTAGACTTTGCCTGCTGTAAACAAATCGTGTGTACTGACTTATGCAGTGCGGCCTCAGCGATAACCTCCCCTGTGCGGGACCGACCTGTGGTGGTATTCTGGCCCGAGTTGCTGGTGAGGCTATTGGAGGCATCCGGGATAATTGTCAAGGACCTGACTCGAAGGGGGACACTCGCGTTGGTGGTACTCAGAAGGTGCACTATAGTGCGGATTATGTCTCTGAGATCAGGCTTTTTACCCGCCCTGGCTAGCTTTGCAGTTATTTAAGCATCTACCTTTGGAAGGCTGAAGGGATGGATGAGCGGATGGAATACTGTACATAGCACAAGCTGGCAAGGACCGGCCGTATCCGACGATAAAAAGAGAGATAACTGTAAATGGCTCAGGGCAAGGGAAGAGTATGGTTATATGGGCATTGATAGGAAGGTCTGTTAGGCAAATCTCTAATTAATGtcttaatatctttcttcCCGGGAGAACTCCTCTATAAGCTAGAAGAAATGATGGTTGTTTCTGGATCCGGTGCAGGGAAATGTGTTCTCTATCCTCACTAGAAGGTATATCTAGAGAACTTCATTGTCTCCTTTTTTTTGCCTTGGTAGTTGTACATATTTGTTTGCTGGTTCTGTTACGGGCTTTGGCCATGTTTATGATGCTGTTAACTATCCCCCGGTGCTATAGTCTAGATACCAAACCCTAAAGAGACAGCACTTTAGCTGAAATTTATTCAAATCACGTAGCACTCTACATCATCCACACTTTAATTATGTctggtacatacgaccacagggtgtggaaaacagggcttcccgtccgctcagccgtacttaagccacacgccggctggttagtagtatggtgggtgaccacatgcgaatcccagctgttgtatgtttttgtttttttagTCAAATATTTTCATATGTAATACATACCGAGCGGAGCGAGTATGTAAATGTGAGAgtgtttttggtttttgtGGTGGTGAGGTGTTGGTAGAGGCAGCCACCAAACCTACCTAACTAGTCAGGGTCACCACATAAAGCGAGACGAGCGACTACCAAGCTCAGACATAGCCCAAGTCTTACAAGACACTTGGAGTACCTTAACTCCAGCCTAATCCTACTTATCCTGTCGaacaaccttcttctcagcaaCTTCGCCAAGAAACGCCTTGATATCGTCCAGGCGCATGACGTTCGTGCCGTCGGCAAACTGGGTGTCGTGGGGCAGAGCGCCCTTGGAAAAGCAGACGACGTTCAGGTTCGGTTGACAAAGATGTTGGCTGGGGCCGGGGGCCAGAATGATTTCCAGGGCTGGCTCATGGTGGTGGGCAGCTGTCTTGGTTGGTATGGGATGGTTTGGATATGAGTGAGGCTCTAGTTTGCACAATGAGGGCGGAATGGTGAATTATGGATACGGAAGGACTGGGGGGAGGTGACTAAATACTTTTCTCGAGCAAGGAACCATTGTTAGTAGAACTTTTCATTTACTTCCAGATCGATCCACTGAATGGGAGAGCTCGAAGAGGATTCTACGTCTTGTTTGCTGCATTTGCAAACAGGTCAGCAGCCACCAACTTGGATGATTGTGGCCGATCATTGAATACCTGGATTTGGGGGCGCGCTTCACATCCAGATTCGACGAGGACAGGGTGTGATTGTCTGCTGCAACCATTGCAAGGCTGCAAGCATGGATGGTACGGAATTGCTGTCCACTGCGGGGCTCTCCCACCAATGTTTCACCGCAGTTTGAGCCTCACAGTCTGTCTGAACCTCGAGACCTGGAGAGGTAACGCTGCTCGTGGTGGTGTGATGCGGGCACGGCTATCGGAATCGCTGAGAGCCGACTTCGCCAACGAATAAAAGGAACCAAGCGGACCTTCAACTCCTGACTCTCGTATATGTAGTGCCAGCGCAAGGAGGAGTCCGGGGGATTGATTTGACTGGTTGATGGCAAGAGGCAGAGGTTTGACTGGCAAGACTATTTGGTATCCTCATTGGTCCAGCGAGGCATGGGCTCAACCTGTCCAATGGCCCTAAGTCCAAGGTGACTGGGAACCAACTTTTTGGTCAGAGCGTTCTATTAGCGGCTGATATGAATGACTGCCTATTAACACACATCACACTGGTTCAGGGCCTTTGAATTGTCCTACCAAGCACGAATACAAAGCAGAGTCGACTGATTTTCATACTCGCCAGCCCCTCTCGCATCGTGCAACTACTATCAACCGGCAATGACCTCGTGGAATGGTTCCGCCAACACGACGGAC
This genomic interval from Aspergillus puulaauensis MK2 DNA, chromosome 7, nearly complete sequence contains the following:
- a CDS encoding ketopantoate reductase family protein (COG:H;~EggNog:ENOG410PI3Z;~InterPro:IPR003710,IPR013752,IPR036291,IPR013332, IPR008927,IPR013328;~PFAM:PF02558,PF08546;~go_function: GO:0008677 - 2-dehydropantoate 2-reductase activity [Evidence IEA];~go_function: GO:0016491 - oxidoreductase activity [Evidence IEA];~go_process: GO:0015940 - pantothenate biosynthetic process [Evidence IEA];~go_process: GO:0055114 - oxidation-reduction process [Evidence IEA]); its protein translation is MTNILLVGSGGVGTIAALNLEAGGLASVTAVLRSNYNKVTTDGFHIKSVDHGEITHWRPSKILNKIPHSEKHFDYIVVTTKNIADASPTTAELISPAITPGKTVIVLIQNGLNIEKPVFEKFPQNVVLSGVSRVDSHEIATGVIEQVDHDRLIIGAFANPNPNGDGIDADAEAAARHFVQIYSAAGKTDCRYIPAAEVPFYRWQKLVYNACMNTICAITGLDTGRIQLAGDVVESLVRPAMNEIVAAAAAVGVRLPGDIVDRMISIDPVTAYLRPSMLEDVGRGNLTEFENILGEPLREGTARGMSMPTATFLYHTLKAIQWRVKEEKGMITIPSKSV
- a CDS encoding fungal specific transcription factor domain-containing protein (COG:S;~EggNog:ENOG410Q2VU;~InterPro:IPR007219;~PFAM:PF04082;~TransMembrane:1 (o478-497i);~go_function: GO:0003677 - DNA binding [Evidence IEA];~go_function: GO:0008270 - zinc ion binding [Evidence IEA];~go_process: GO:0006351 - transcription, DNA-templated [Evidence IEA]), with protein sequence MCVRAGVSCQARDAVNAPRRKKRAAARRQTGRPRHAVAGSDRPYENHGASSSAVGFAVNVFGQRATLYSNDRTGIPGRASPQPNARAEWTLEKLSIPPPAVLEAALQAYFDHMHWFICIFHEPEFMQCVTPLLRQSTWNERSRGRVIAALTVAALGLQCVVQDSRWPGHSLLASFSLQAASLRDDLIAEVRLHVLELMDECSLETVHVSLLLGTYYIFHGSPGLAWNMLGVSVRSAYALSMHCSAPGTPGGRRPDPILSQVYRRTWNHITVADTYSAMIYGRPASLDAAFCHLHEMAELDDTRLPPTVSRLLQDPTANRLMFHTQKYRLYEIIRTALNRFRLINLQTPVSPDSFASLVDAIADSRASLDNWKTQLSPILKGQYWREHPAFVPTANENGPLSPEARAFRHLFLQSQILQLTYDSAVLFINRPLLEYQARPEFRAVVAEHLPAIRLSMDLSLKAALRVSRVSPAHHESELSLAFVLMNFFTAGVILCLAPTSWPFSKAANEAKDGILRIIRASRNLRSRNKIAKHTEQLLTRLLKLSLRQELENALNSNNSESASDTNPREQDQVPSQHASPLQQSPRPAPTESCSSSTLKGYPGSSSADPLAQPAGDVPFPMTDMPAGDLDIEPLGEAGNLNSGLEISESGCYHQIDSYMDETMGAFGEMLFNLIPNDPYSAWNWGNNFR
- a CDS encoding uncharacterized protein (TransMembrane:1 (i121-146o)), coding for MLWWKLLYCFTSHQDNLREDWGLVPAEGKQGPSESRPTTTPYSPPDTWITSGGSSAQQISDMVLLDLPWLTPIKHQLDSAFNECRNQKMNVRSLSAGGVMPGLPSSLNIRYFRQRAQRIRFFLWTLRISLGVGIVTIAVGIVMGVARRIARFALHNVQHSGPDALGVGGCQ
- a CDS encoding alpha/beta fold hydrolase (COG:S;~EggNog:ENOG410PJKG;~InterPro:IPR000073,IPR029058;~PFAM:PF12697) translates to MTSSSLPPNSRPINIGTHSLALYTHGPEPTSPKDPVILFIPGLASDALVWQAVVRLLNSSLRSYTYDRSGYNNSESSPLAPSAENIALELSLLIETAPITNPLIIVAHSWAGVLSHEYVALKGTDRIAGLVLVDANHETTPLVIDIADPILWTVAAGVEPYSAKGIEAEHKLTLGEWEAFRAAESTDKFRLIADRESSEHYKPSFETLREKELGKRQPLLGSKPVYVIGGTRSRDWSGLYRAGVAKGNGTEEERRYVREMIERVDEKGNGLMREFLKLSTRSELVFATESGHFVQLTQPDVVVGGVNWVLRNLAS
- a CDS encoding uncharacterized protein (SECRETED:SignalP(1-17)); amino-acid sequence: MRASITLLTAFLAAAVAQDYPFTEYVCETSDGSPYLHHVNQLIDGLGSADVGKRICNPGSGCGKTITEYSGGGGAGFMICGDSYRCGLSDNLPCAGPTCGGILARVAGEAIGGIRDNCQGPDSKGDTRVGGTQKVHYSADYVSEIRLFTRPG